Proteins from a single region of Choloepus didactylus isolate mChoDid1 chromosome 10, mChoDid1.pri, whole genome shotgun sequence:
- the LOC119505171 gene encoding LOW QUALITY PROTEIN: zinc finger protein Eos-like (The sequence of the model RefSeq protein was modified relative to this genomic sequence to represent the inferred CDS: deleted 1 base in 1 codon), translating to MHTPPALPRRFQGGGRARTPGSHRQGKDNLERYPSGGCVLDFLPQAQDSNHFIMESLFCENPEPCSGDSSLEEFLGAPVGPSVSTPNSQHSSPSRSLSANSIKVEMYSDEESSRLLGPDERLLEKDDSVIVEDSLSEPLGYCDGSGPEPHSPGGIRLPNGKLKCDVCGMVCIGPNVLMVHKHSHTGERPFHCNQCGASFTQKGNLLRHIKLHSGEKPFKCPFCNYACRRRDALTGHLRTHSVSSPTVGKSYKCNYCGRSYKQQSTLEEHKERCHNYLQSLSTEAQALAGQPGDEIRDLEMVPDSMLHSSSERPTFIDRLANSLTKRKRSTPQKFVMQPLPSRLELPGSREAGEGPEDLADGGPLLYRARGPLTDPGASPSNGCQDSTDTESNHEDRVGGVVSLPQGPPPQPPPTIVVGRPSPTYAKEDPKPQEGLPRGTPGPSKEVLRVVGESGEPVKASKCEHCRILFLDHVMFTIHMGCHGFRDPFECNICGYHSQDQYEFSSHIVRGEHKVG from the exons ATGCACACACCACCCGCACTCCCTCGCCGTTTCCAAGGCGGCGGCCGCGCTCGCACCCCAGGGTCTCACCGGCAAGGGAAGGATAATCTGGAGAGGTATCCCTCAGGAGGGTGTGTTCTGGATTTCTTGCCTCAGGCCCAAGACTCCAACCATTTTATAATGGAATCTTTATTTTGTGAAAATCCCGAACCTT GTAGCGGGGACTCGTCTCTGGAGGAGTTCCTTGGGGCCCCAGTGGGGCCCTCTGTGAGCACCCCCAACAgccagcactcttctcctagccGCTCACTCAGTGCCAACTCCATCAAGGTGGAGATGTACAGTGATGAGGAGTCGAGTAGACTGCTGGGGCCAGATGAGCGGCTCCTGGAAAAAgacgacagtgtgattgtggaagaCTCATTGTCCGAGCCCCTGGGTTACTGTGATGGGAGTGGCCCAGAGCCTCACTCCCCTGGTGGCATCCGGCTGCCCAATGGCAAGCTCAAGTGTGATGTCTGCGGCATGGTCTGTATTGGACCCAACGTGCTCATGGTGCACAAGCACAGCCACACGGGTGAAAGGCCCTTCCACTGCAACCAGTGTGGTGCCTCCTTTACCCAGAAGGGGAACCTGCTGCGCCACATCAAGCTGCACTCTGGGGAGAAGCCCTTCAAATGCCCTTTTTGCAACTACGCCTGTCGCCGGCGTGATGCACTCACTGGCCACCTCCGCACACACTCAGTCTCCTCTCCCACAGTGGGCAAGTCCTACAAGTGTAACTACTGTGGCCGGAGCTACAAACAGCAGAGTACCCTGGAGGAGCACAAGGAGCGGTGCCACAACTACCTACAGAGTCTCAGCACTGAAGCCCAAGCTCTGGCTGGCCAACCAGGTGATGAGATACGTGACCTGGAGATGGTGCCAGATTCCATGCTGCATTCATCCTCTGAGCGGCCAACTTTCATTGATCGCCTGGCCAACAGTCTCACCAAACGCAAGCGTTCTACCCCTCAGAAATTTGTA ATGCAGCCCCTCCCCAGTCGACTGGAGCTTCCAGGGTCTCGAGAAGCAGGTGAGGGACCCGAGGACCTGGCTGATGGAGGCCCCCTCCTCTACCGGGCCCGAGGCCCCCTGACTGACCCTGGGGCATCCCCCAGCAATGGCTGCCAGGACTCCACAGATACAGAGAGCAACCACGAAGATCGGGTTGGGGGGGTAGTATCCCTTCCTCAgggtcccccaccccagccacctcCCACCATTGTGGTGGGCCGGCCCAGTCCTACCTACGCCAAAGAGGACCCCAAGCCACAGGAGGGCTTACCACGGGGCACCCCAGGTCCCTCCAAGGAAGTGCTTCGGGTGGTGGGTGAGAGTGGTGAGCCCGTGAAGGCCTCCAAGTGTGAGCATTGCCGCATCCTCTTCCTGGACCACGTCATGTTCACTATCCACATGGGCTGCCATGGCTTCAGAGACCCTTTTGAGTGCAACATCTGTGGTTACCACAGCCAGGACCAGTACGAGTTCTCTTCCCATATTGTCCGGGGGGAACATAAGGTGGGCTAG